Part of the Prunus dulcis chromosome 8, ALMONDv2, whole genome shotgun sequence genome is shown below.
AGATGCCCATAACTGGGGAGTTGTCACAGCAAAACATCAAAGATCGTTACTATGGGTATGTCCAATGCTTCATATTTCCTGTTCTCAGTATGATAATGAAGCATGAATTTCAAGttgcatgttttttttccttatagtTACAGTTGGCTACTTAAAACTTGTGAATTTGTTTGTTGATTAGCATTGTTTCTTATGTTTAATGTTTTCCACTCGATTATTTCCTCAGATTAAAGTCTACCTTTTTCAGTTGGGAATGAAATTCTTGTCTGAAATATTGGTAGATGTAATTTCCTTGCAAGTAGATAAAGTCgttaatttcaatatatttatTCTGAAGATTGTAGCTTCTTTTTCGGTTTGGGAGGTGATAGGAGTGTACTGCTGCAGCCTCTAGTTAGCATTTTCGGTCAACACAATAGCTTTCACAAACCTATATCCCCAATCTTTCTGTCGCATGTTTGTACATGCCCATATACCATAAAGTACGGATTTCTGAAGTTTGTAATGCTCACATCTCATCTTAATTATCTGCAGAGTCAATGATCCAGTGGCGATGAAGCTGCTTAACAAGGCTGGAGAGATGCCCTCCCTGGAACCTCCTGAGGATGAAAGCATAAGAACTCTTTACGTGGGTGGGCTTGATGAGAGAATTTCTGAGCAGGATTTGAGGGATCAATTTTATGCTCATGGTGAAATAGAATCTGTTAGGATGGTACTCCAACGAGCATGTGCTTTTGTAACCTACACAACAAGAGAAGGTGCAGAAAAGGCTGCAGAAGAACTCTCTAATAAACTGGTAATAAAGGGTTTGAGATTGAAGTTAATGTGGGGTAGGCCCCAAGCACCAAAACAGGACTCAGAGGGCACAGCTGAAGCTAGGCAGCAGGCAGTGGCTCATAGTGGGTTGTTGCCTCGAGCAGTCATATCTCAACAGCAGAACCAATTACAAGACCAACCTGCACCAGTGCACTATTACAACATGCCACCTCCACCCTCACAGGAGAGATCATTTTATCCATCAATGGATCCTCAAAGAATGGGGGCTATAGTTCCATCCCAGGAAGGGGCTCCTAGTGGGCCTACAGGGTCGGGCGAGAACAATTCCGGTGCAGAAAGGCAGCAACGTAGTCAGCATTATGCTTTTCAAAACATGCCTCAACCACATGGCCAATATCGTCAGCAGTTTTATCCTCCTCCCTACGGGTATATGCCTCCTCCAACAGTACCGTACCAGCAATACCCTCCGCAATATCATGCTGGAGTGCCGCCGCCACCATCCTTGCCAATGAACCAACAGTACCAGCATTCAGCAACACCAAGGCCTGCACACTCAGGTTCTACATCATCAGGATCCGCACCATCAAGTTCTGGACCTTCAGAGTCCACGCCATCTGGTTCTGGGTCTGCACAGACGGGGTCATCCCAGCAGTGACATTATCCTTCTGTTGTCTTTATACTTTTGTTGTATGAAGTTGGTTATTTGAGTCAAATTACTTGCTTTGCATTCTGGATTCAGCATGGTAATCAGTATCTTCCCAGGGTTACTCTTTGTAAGCAAAAATTCTGCACCTTTTGTAgatctttccttttctttttaatttttcccgGTTAAGGATCGTCAAATATAGCTGCTGCCTTCACTTTCTTCCCATATTTTGCATTTATCGTTCTCTTCTTGTGCCGTTTCAAAATGTACTTGTGATTTTGTGATGCCTTGAAATTAGGCTCACCAGTCTCGTCCTGAAATTTTGGGCTCCCAtaaacctttttttaaaatatattttattttagtacaAGCATAGTGACATTCTATTCGCCctaaaacttcaaaaatagACCAGAAAGATTTGTTTGTCCCATTTATGCAAAATAATCCTTGATTTTTCTATTCTGTTGTACAATTTCGTCTTTTGCTCTGTAATTCTTCATTAACTCAATGAGAAATGCCAGTTGTTCTATTGGAAGATAGATGGCGAGAGAGAAGACGAAGATGAGATGTCGGCGCGTGGACTTAAACAGACGTCTCTTAGCCTAGCAAGATCAATATGATCAGATTCGTATCCAACTAAATTTATCAACCTTAAGAGCAACcttaagagcaactccaccgcTCTACACAAAATCGGGCAAAAGGCTACCCTCGCAAGCCTAACACTCTCCAGCGCGCAAGATTGAGCCCGGGCAATTAGTGGGTCCCACCAACCCGGGCAGGCCCAAGAGCAAGTCTCACTTGGGCTTCAGCCCGAGGGCGGTGACGTCAGCGCACggtaattcaaatttttttaatcgtTGGCGCGTGAATTACACtagccaacggtaaaaaaatttgacttccGCGCGCTGATGTCGCCCCTAACAGACTCCAACGGGCATTTGACACGTGTCGCAACCGGGCTTCTCcgatgggttttttttttttttttttttcagaaatccGACGGTCCttgtttttttggctaaaacaattcccaaaaaaatcgaaaaaattctgaattttttttaaaaaaataccaaaaaattatgtattttttccctataaatacctaaccattttatttactttccacactaaatcttcatacaatttcttctccatccaatattttttactctctactcacattattcacttcccacaccaattctccatacaaactcttctccttccaatattttttactctccactcacatttttctactactttccatttgtattaaaaaaaaatggcatcttctgtcgAAACCGAAGGCTCGTGATCaactcaggaagatattgcattgtgtcagtcttgggtgaacgttagtcatgaccctatcacgggcaatgagatgaagttccatcatatgtggagcaaaattcatggagaattttgtcaaagatcgggttccattcggaccgaaatggcgttgtctagtagatggaaacttctgaataaagagttagggaaatggagaaatgccttgacaaaagcaagggagaacattcgaagcggtcaaaatctatccgatgaggtaaaatatttataattgccattttcatcatttaatgtaacttttttttttttgcatattctatttctttttcttgcataatcttttttttttctttttgcatttccaatttgtctatattttcttgcataatcaattttattcttgcatttcaaaatagtttatattttcttgcataataatttttttttcttgtagttccaattatttatttttaatagatcatacaagcacaaatgtggttcggtgccatgaggcaaggcaaaaaaagtttcgtgcatttgcaatgttgggaagttgtgaaggattgttcgagattcaaaattattcccaccggttgtgttgaatgagacgccTCTCCACGATTCACCATCAACCAATTCGCCATTGGACTCCTCAATGGAAACagagtcaccactcccacgtccgccgagacctattgggagaaaggcggcaaaggccaagagagggggcacttcgaacaatgaatgtgtacaattattggagcaaatagctaagaacacctcactaagaattgagagagacttgaaaagagatgaagtggacaaggcacgagaggaaacatttgcaattcaacagcagcaggcacaagaaaaagacatggatgatagagagatgaaaatcatggccatggatatgagccatatgtctcctgaaacaaaggcctattgaAAGTATagacgaagggatgtgatgagaagaaaaatttTCCACGACGACGGACCTAGCAAtaggattggttaaatgatgaaaaccattagtttgtattgaaacacctttgccatatgttgtattgttgtattatcctttaatttgttgtattgtttccttttcattaaataaaaaaagcattaaataatatgactatttattaaaaacatttgagcatcaaaacaaagattaattaaaaccaaaccttaatttattgcaaacaacacacaaaacaaaccatacataaaagcataattaataaataaaagcataattccaaaaaacaccacacacaaaataaagcataattaaaaacaaagcataattccaaacaaagcactaatcttgacttcatccattgtgattgcctttcatctcccacaagtgctcgatcaagtcaacttgacgtctctcgtgaacatatgaagattgcatttcttcataacgatcaatcatggggttgttgaatcgaccatcccgaactaacggttcgggctccattggtagtccatttggtcccatcggcctttcatatattcttgtcaatgccgtgttcatgggatcgggttcaaacacctctggagcatcgtagtcatactcatcctccacaatcatgttgtggaggatgatgcaagtcatcataatactccgcagcacctcctcgtctagcatccgagcagcacccctgataattgcccaacgagcttgcaagataccgaaacacctttccacgtctttcctgtaaccttcttgaaatgaagcaaagcttctttccttctcggattggggattcgaattgttttcacgaatgtcgtccacctaggataaattccgtcggcaaggtagtatgcaccagagtatacggtattgttgatttggtacgTGACCTGaggggaatgacctcgcaatacctcgtcgaacaccggggattgaccaaggacattgaggtcattctgagatccggcaaccccgaagaaggcatgccaaacccaacagtcgaatgaagctacggcctccaaaattatacttttttggccctttcgATTCCCGTActctccttgccaagcagtaggacaattcttccactgccagtgcatgcaatcaatgcttccaatcatgcctgggaaacctcgagcctctaCTTTTTGTAgcagcctttgcaggtccctcggcgtgggtttgcgaaggtactccctcgtgtacaaatttttcactgcatcacagaatctcaccaagcactctaggatagttgattttcccatccttgcaatctcatccacctgctctgcagatgccccataagcaagcatccacaaagcagctgtaagtttttgctccgggataagacccaaaactccaacagcatcatgcttttgaatgaagtatgtgtcgtaattacaaatatcatgcatgatttttttgaaacaaatgtggctgcattctatatctctctcgaaacttatgagcaggatataacgaatttgggataaagtaatcctccaagagattcttaccccgagactccctacgtctgtccacatttggggcaCGAGGACGacggtgttgccttgattgattaagcatacacaccgttgctgcaagcatttgttcctcttcttcatcgacgtcccgatcttcttcagcacgtctacgccggatttcttccctttctcttctgttgcctctccaacaccctcctcaagtttgacattgagagtagaatatgttttgttaaatctgagaaatgaaggaatagataagagatggtgtgagaggtatgagttgatggtgtagttttatagagggattcagaagatagagatgacacgtggcacaactttagaggatgaaaatcttatctgaaatatgatattataatttttaaaaaatatctaaaaatcttatctgacatagataacacgtggcacaattttagagggtgaaaatcttatctgaaatatgagattataattttttttttaaatatatgaaaatcttatctgacatgggacacgtggcacaattttagagggtgaaaatgttatctgaactctgagattataatttttttttaatgaatatcctAAAATTTTATATGGAATAAGACATGTTGCAACCGAGATtctcatccgaaaatcttttctgaaaaataatgtacacatgacaaccaaaaattttttccgaaaatttaattacaaaagattatcaaaattaatggtttaaagtatataaaaaaaaaaaaaaggaaataaagtacaatgaatagtatttgccttaGACTTAGCCTTcatgggtggaaccacaaatggcaaggctaccactattcatgtgaatagtggcagcccttacTTGCCTTTGCCCTAGACTTTTATGGGTAGAATTGCTCTAAGTAGTGGCGGAACTACCTACGAGGCTACACTGGCTGTAGCCTAGGTAGCTTTTTGAagaatattttttcaaaaccTATTGTAGCTAATGttgtttttaaagaaaaacaaaattaaacctATATAGCCAATTAACTTCCCGTTTCCATTTGTGATTGGGGCTCTCATTTTGTGGTCTTCTTGATAGTTCCCCACTATTTCTATAAAGACATCTtttcatacccaaaaaaaaaaaaaaaaccttattaatagggaaatattattttttcaaaatctgtTTTGTGGTTTTCTTGGTGGTTTCTCCATTGTTCTTTGTTAACCCTTTTATTGCAgttaatatgtatttttttaatctaaaTTTATTGGAAATTAGTTCATAGGGCTATGAACTAGCGTGgttttatatgatttaatgtatacttttattttttttaatataaaaattgtaagttcaaaaataaaattagattttAACCTAAAATAGAGATAGAGATTGTTGTGAGCTTGTGAgtatgttatttattttatgtgtatACAAACAATATTAAAGGAGAGGAATTCGAACAGATGACTTTCAAGTGTATGGatatgtattatatatatttatgattccttggattttattgaaaagcttttaaattttggctatTGAATTTGCTCTTCTACTCACAAGctttcaaattcaagtttGTTGACACGTATTCTTGTCTTCCAAAAACGATTCATGACTTTTTGTAATTCTATGTAAGTAAAACATGGCATCAATGCTAGAAAATCTTCTTTCGCGTTCCGTAGACAAATTTCAGAAAATGTTACAACTTAATCACTTTTTAGTTTCAAATGGGATTTAGGAtccaataatatatttttgttttgttttaaatacataagatattgtgggaggaggaATTCGAAGACataatttgaataattttttatttttatacaaacgatGGAGGAGATGAGAACGGAATCTAAGACTTTGGGTGCAGAGATAAATATTATTAACCACTTGAACTATAAACCTGGTGTGAATCCAACAATGTTGTTATGAGGAGAAAATAATGttgttattaatattttattcaatttgtgttttaaaaagattatttgattcaatttaagaaaataatgtgGGCCCTATATGTACCACGTCATCACTTAACAGATTCTCTAACAATCAATTTAATGGCAGACTTACATcgcaaaaaaattacaaactaaGAGTATGTGCTTATTAAAATTGAGAATGCGGAGACAAACATGTCTTAAGGGTACAACATCAGGATCCCAAACTGAAATCAACCCAAGAAAATTTATATCTCCAAAGGCCAGGGGCCTATCAACCTACCtctttttaccaaaaaaaaaaaaaaacaaacacctACCTCTCATGGGCTGGAACCTCCTATATTTAAGCCtacaaaaacaatataaaaatgGGACCGATCCGACCCGGACTGTTAGCCCATAGATTCTGGACTCTGTGGAGCATCACCCATCTCACACGTATGTACCAAAAACCTTAACCTTCTTCTATCTCAGCTTGGCCTTCTACAGTCTTGCTTCCCAACCCAATTAAAATTCACGGTGAAAATCTACAATTTCTCAGCTCTGAGAATACAATAGCCGGAGAAATCTTTCTGTTTCTCCATGGCCACTTCTCTACTTTCTCATCTCTCAGCTCCGCCCTCACCCACCATAGACAATTACCAAGGTCGTCAGGCAGGTGCCTTTAATTCTGGGATCCCAAATACCTTCCTTCATGGCACCAAAGTCTTCTCCGCTAcaccttcttcttcaagaAGGTTCGCAGCTCAAAGACGCTTCAAGTCTGTCTATGCCAAGGCTTCGGAACACATCCCCAAGCAGTTCAGGCAAGAAAATCTCAAAGATGGACGTGAGTCTTCACTACCCTGCTGCtctctttgtttatttattgattttcaTGGATACCCATCTCTTCTAGTTTGATTTTAAGGGGTATTTGTGATTCATTTCTTTCATCCAATCGCATATGCCATGTGGGTTTTCTTTCctgtttctaattttttggttttgggttgggAAGGTTTCAATTGGGTTGCTCCGTAGAGAGTTAGGAAATATAGacaaagttgaaattttgaatattCAATTATTACCCGCATGATATTTGAGGGGACAGAGTTTTTTATTAGGTTGAGGTTAGATAATAAAGCCTTTTGGAAGTGCAGGCAAACGTTTACTGTTGTTTGCAAACCAAATGAACATTTGGTTCTACCGCAATTTTCTCATCTATAGACTATAGCCCTGCTATCATGTTGCTTTTGAGGATTTTATTAATGATGGTTTCACAGTCTCAAATTTGTGCTCAGTTCTTGTGAGTTTTCAAGGAAAATTGTAAGGGGTTGGTTACTAAAATGGAAGAGCTGTTGTGATGGAAAACGgccacaaaataaatataagcTTGTGCACAAGGCAATTTCATGTTACCTTATATTATTATCAGGGATCATAAGGAACTGTTGGGTGAACTAGAGTGGTCATGCTCTGTTAATATGTCAAAAGTAGAATGCACACAGACCATATGTTGGTAGGAGAAGCCAAGGAAAGCACAGCATCATTGAGAATTGTGGATTGGTGCGGGTCTATGCTTAGTGGTTGAGTGTGCCCCAAAAGCACTTAAAAGTCCAGTGCTTATGTATTTCAAGATGctgtttttttggttcttaGCATTCTTTATGAGCTATGTAGATAAAGGTTAATATAACCGTGATGTTAAGAACCCATGGATAGAACTTGTCCATGCAAAACTGATTAGCAAGAAAAGGTTCTCGATAACGTTCCTAAGTCGGgatgttttatattttcaagtTGGGACATGGGAGTTGTAAATTTCACTATGCTTCCAAAGACCGATATCCTCATCAACCTTCTCTATCAACACTGATCCGGTGTTTGACCTCTTCACTTTTGGGTAGTTTCCTCCCTCACCATTATTCAACGACTTAGCACCTTAGGCCACACTTTTCATGCTTTGATACCAAAGTTTACTCTTGAAAAATTGATTTGCACGCAAAAAAAGCCCAATAGCTTATATGTTACACCTGgatgttcttttttcttcgaCGCAGGACATTTGTACCTTAATGATTGATATCAATGTTTCTAGGGATGCCATAACCATTGATCTTAGCATCGGAAGTTATTCTTCTGCtatatgttttaatttgattaagCTCATCTGCAGTGCCCCCTGCCCTCCCAACAATcattttgcattttgtttgaaaattgAGTCTTCTGATTCTTAATTTCCAAAGCAACTTGGAATGCCAGTTTATCCAGGATGAAATAAATTGGATTTCCTACTTACTTTCTCTATTGTTCTCATTTGTAGTGATGGATAATTACAAGAATGTGCCCCATTATCTGTATGGCCTTTCTCCTTCCCAAATGGACATGTTCATGACAGAAGATAATCCTGCCCGACGTCAGTCAGAAAAAGTTACAGAGGTGCACTCTCTATACACTCCAAAATTTCTAAGTGGCTCAATGATGATAGAAGTGCTAAGTTGATTTCTATTAAACCTAAATAAAAATGTACAAAATTCAGCTAACTTTACATTTTCTTGGTTTCAAAAACTCTTTCACAGCAAAGCATCTCGTCTGCGAACAACTACTTGAATCATGGAGGGATGTGGAGTATGTCAGGCATGGATGACAAGGGCCCTTCAAAATATAGTATGAGTGTGAGCATGTATCGGGGAGGTGCAAGAGGATATGGAAGACCCAGAACTGCTCCTCCTGATCTGCCTTCCTTACTTTTAGATGCTCGGATATGCTATTTGGGCATGCCAGTAAGAGATTATATTTCTGGCCGCAAGATAAAACAATGTTATTTCTCTCTTCACAATCCATTCATTCATTTTGTTCTGACTAagcattttactttttatctGATTTCTGTAGATTGTTCCGGCAGTAACTGAGCTTCTTGTTGCTCAGTTTATGTGGTTGGATTATGATAACCCTTCTAAGCCCATATATTTGTACATAAATTCATCTGGGACACAGGTTAGTGTTGGAAGTCCTGATTGTAATTCAGTTTACTTGATAATGATGAGTGAAATATAACTTCTAGGTTTCCTCCATCATGTTCACTATTCGAAGTCTTACCTATCTGCATGAATTTGGTTGGTGCTTTTTAGAATGAGAAGATGGAGAGTGTTGGATCTGAAACTGAGGCATATGCCATAGCTGACATGATGAATGTAAGTATTATTATCAACTCTGTGAGGTATTCTCTTTTTATCTATTTATAAATGCAGATCAGTGAAGTAAATTGGTAATTTTTCATTATGTCATCTATGTCCATTATATAGGATAATACGTATTGAATAATGTACAAAAATCAGTCCGACTCCAAACTAGAGTCCATTATCTCATTAAGGAATAATATCATAGACCTGACATTTTCCATTAGCCACTTGACCTGCTCTTGATTTATCTGTGTATGTCTGCATGTAGTATGTCAAATCAGATGTGTATACTGTGAATTGTGGCATGGCATATGGTCAAGCAGCACTGCTTCTGTCACTTGGAACAAGAGGTTATCGTGCCGTACAGCCAAATTCCTCCAGTATGTTTCCATCTTGAAATTTAAGCTTACTTAAGAAACATTATCATGCAATCTGGGAATCTGTAAAGAGGGTGCTATTGTCTGCACCCATTTGTTGTGCA
Proteins encoded:
- the LOC117637743 gene encoding zinc finger CCCH domain-containing protein 40-like isoform X1 — protein: MAHRLLRNVEADGWERSDFPIICESCLGDNPYVRMTRADYDKECKICTRPFTVFRWRPGRDARFKKSEICQTCSKLKNVCQVCLLDLEYGLPVQVRDTALAIGSNDAIPKSDVNREFFAEEHDRKARAGIDYESSYGKARPSDTILKLQRTTPYYKRNRAHVCSFYIRGECTRGAECPYRHEMPITGELSQQNIKDRYYGVNDPVAMKLLNKAGEMPSLEPPEDESIRTLYVGGLDERISEQDLRDQFYAHGEIESVRMVLQRACAFVTYTTREGAEKAAEELSNKLVIKGLRLKLMWGRPQAPKQDSEGTAEARQQAVAHSGLLPRAVISQQQNQLQDQPAPVHYYNMPPPPSQERSFYPSMDPQRMGAIVPSQEGAPSGPTGSGENNSGAERQQRSQHYAFQNMPQPHGQYRQQFYPPPYGYMPPPTVPYQQYPPQYHAGVPPPPSLPMNQQYQHSATPRPAHSGSTSSGSAPSSSGPSESTPSGSGSAQTGSSQQ
- the LOC117637743 gene encoding zinc finger CCCH domain-containing protein 40-like isoform X2; translation: MTRADYDKECKICTRPFTVFRWRPGRDARFKKSEICQTCSKLKNVCQVCLLDLEYGLPVQVRDTALAIGSNDAIPKSDVNREFFAEEHDRKARAGIDYESSYGKARPSDTILKLQRTTPYYKRNRAHVCSFYIRGECTRGAECPYRHEMPITGELSQQNIKDRYYGVNDPVAMKLLNKAGEMPSLEPPEDESIRTLYVGGLDERISEQDLRDQFYAHGEIESVRMVLQRACAFVTYTTREGAEKAAEELSNKLVIKGLRLKLMWGRPQAPKQDSEGTAEARQQAVAHSGLLPRAVISQQQNQLQDQPAPVHYYNMPPPPSQERSFYPSMDPQRMGAIVPSQEGAPSGPTGSGENNSGAERQQRSQHYAFQNMPQPHGQYRQQFYPPPYGYMPPPTVPYQQYPPQYHAGVPPPPSLPMNQQYQHSATPRPAHSGSTSSGSAPSSSGPSESTPSGSGSAQTGSSQQ
- the LOC117612213 gene encoding ATP-dependent Clp protease proteolytic subunit-related protein 1, chloroplastic, yielding MATSLLSHLSAPPSPTIDNYQGRQAGAFNSGIPNTFLHGTKVFSATPSSSRRFAAQRRFKSVYAKASEHIPKQFRQENLKDGLMDNYKNVPHYLYGLSPSQMDMFMTEDNPARRQSEKVTEQSISSANNYLNHGGMWSMSGMDDKGPSKYSMSVSMYRGGARGYGRPRTAPPDLPSLLLDARICYLGMPIVPAVTELLVAQFMWLDYDNPSKPIYLYINSSGTQNEKMESVGSETEAYAIADMMNYVKSDVYTVNCGMAYGQAALLLSLGTRGYRAVQPNSSTKLYLPKVSRSSGSVIDMWIKAKELDANTEYYIELLAKGTGKTKEEIAKDIQRPKYFQGQEAIEYGLVDKIIDSRDAAFEKRNYDEMLTQSRAMRRAGAGSPQAAPSGFR